Within Rhodopirellula halodulae, the genomic segment GTTGCTGAAGGAATGGATTGACTCTGGGGCTCGTTGGTCAGTCGACTTCATCGACCCGATTGTGTTTGTGACCGGGGCGGCCAGCCAACCCTTTGTGCAACGTCTGACGATCGATGAGTACATCGAAACGGTGCGAAGTGCGGTTGGCGTGGAGATCGCTGATGAGGCTGAAGAGTGGTTGCCGCCCGACTTGCGTGCGGACGGTTTTAGCAATACCGCCTACAACTTGAATGTGGATTTGAAGCATGTTGAGTCCTACGCGCGGCTCGCTCAAATCATTGTCCAGCGGATGGACGTTGCGAAGTTTGCCAAGCGGTTTTCCAAATCAAGGAGCTTGAACACAGATGCCACGGCCCGGAAGTTCGTTGCCGCTTTGGGCGAGCATTTGTTGCGTGGGCCGCTCGATGAACGGGAAGTCAGCAACTACAGCGGCATTCTGACGGCGGTGGCCAGCGCCGGTGGCTCGTACGAGCAGGGCGTTGGTTTGATGATGGAGGCGATGCTTCAATCACCGCGATTTGTTTATCGAATCGAACGTCAACAAAACGCTGGAGCGGTGGACCATTACGAACTGGCTTCGCGCCTGAGTTACATCGTTTGGGGTGGCCCACCGGATGCAACGTTGATGCAAGCTGCCGCGGACGGGCGATTATCAAACCGCACAGAAATTCGCGAACAGGTTCAAAGGATGTTGGATGATCCTCGTGCGGTGGATCGTTCGGCGCGGTTTGTTTCCGATTGGTTGCATTTGGGCCGTCTGGAAAACATGCAGCCCAACATCAAGCGTTATCCGCACTGGTCGCCGGAGTTGGGACGCGACATGCGGAGAGAGACGTTGGCGTTTTTCGAAGACGTGGTGTGGAAGCAACGACGACCGCTCAGTGATCTGTTCAATGCCTCGTTCACCTATGTGACGCCTCGATTGGCTGCCCACTACGCACTTCCGTTTGAACGGTCGCAGTCCAGCAGCACGACCGCAAGCGATGCGTTGCAAAGGATTGACCTGACAAAGGTGGAGTCTCGCGGCGGGTTGTTGACGCACGGCAGCGTGTTGACCATCGGTGGCGATGATGCCTCGATGGTAACGCGAGGTTTGTTTGTCTTGAGGGACATCCTGCGAGGCGTCATCGGAGCACCGCCTCCCGGTGTGGACACGACTCCGGTGCCGACTCAGCCTGGCATGACTCATCGTGACATCGCTCAAGACCGAATCGACAACGTGGCGTGTGGTGGTTGCCATCGCAAGTTTGAGCCTCTCGCGTTTGGTTTGGAACAGTTTGATGGCTTGGGGGCGTTTCATACTCAAGACGAATTTGACAACACGCTCCGCAGTGACGGCCAATTGGTCATTCCGGGCGAGCCACAGCCGATTTCGTATCAAACGTCCGCGGAACTGATGGATCACTTGGCCGCCAGCGAGCGAGTCCGGGAGACGCTGACGTGGAAGTTGACACAGTTTGCTATGGGGCGACCGCTGGGGCCCGCCGATGCTGCCATCGTCCAGTCCATTCATTCGGAGGGGCAGCGTGATGGCGGAACCTATCAGAGTCTGCTGACCGCCATTGTGACGAGTGATCTGGTCACTCGGTATCGTCCGCCTTCCGTGCCGTGATATATCGTTTTGTCGTCTTCCGGCCCTCACGTGCTAGCTCAACAACGCTCGCCGATTCGCCCGCATCATTCAATTCAAATGACTCTCGAAGGGAATTGATCCATGAAGAACACTCGTTTGCAACGCCGGGCTTTGTTGAAGAGCGTCGCGGCCGCAACCGTGGGGCTGCCTCTGTTGGAAGAGATGATGGTCGGTTCCGTCTCGGCGGCGACGGATCAAGCCGTTCCGGTGAGAGCGCTCAATGTGTTCTTCGGTTTGGGGATTCCCGCACCGATTCAACAGGAAGGTTTCGACGACGTTTTGGAGCCGTTGAAACCGCTGAATGACAAACTGTTGATCATGCGGAAAGTGGACCAGATTCGCTGCGATGAAAAAGGAAGCAACGCTCACTACGATGGTGCTTCCGGGGCGTTCACGGCCGAACCACCGGACGGCGAAGCGAAATCGGGTGGTCCGTCGATTGATCAAGTCATCCGACACACGCACTATCCGGATGGAATGCCGCCCGGGATGGTGCCAACGTTACTGGCGGGAACCTATTTCCGGCGTTCTCGGGTTGGCCGGTATGTCCACAGTTACAACATGGACGGAACGGTTGCGGCGACGACTCAAGAGAAACCACGCGATGTGTTCGATCGTGTTTTTGGTGGAATGGCTGTCTCGGGCGACGATCTGAACCAGCGGTTGCGCCGGAGCGTGCTGGATTCCGTGGTGGAAGATTATCGGTACTACACCGGACCGCGATCACCGCTGGGTGGTTCTTCGAAATCACGCGTGTCAGACCACCTCGATCGAATTCGCGAATTCGAGCAACGTGCTTTCGCGATGAAACATCGTGATGAAAACAGCCCGCCCATTCCGCCACGTTCCGTCATCCCTCACGGTGGTCCGGCGGATCCGGGAGGTCAGGGTATCGATATCACGTTGGATGAACTCACCAATGAATGGCGTTTGCTGGCCGACATTTATGCGTTGGCGATCCAGATGGATCGCGTGCGGTTCGGTGCGCTGACGTTCTTGGCTGCCGGAGAGCGGATTCGGTTGACGGGAGATTACGTCTACGACGGCGAAACCCGGTATCGGTTTGACGATGCGAAGCAACTCAACGCCAGTGGTGACAAAGGGTGCAGCCACGAGTGGTGGCACAAGTTCAACGAGAAGAAACGCAACGAAGCCTTGCGGGCTCATGCTCATATGAAAATGAGGGAAGTGGCTTACTTCCTACAAGCTTTGGACAGCGACGATTGCCGTGAAGCCAACGGACGCACGATCCTTGAGAACTCACTGATTACCGTTTCAACCGAGTCGGGTGACGGCCGACACAACGACGTCAAACGCGAATTGTCGGGCGTTTTTCACTGCATCACGGGGGCCAATGGTCGGTTCAAGACAGGCCAAATTCTGGATGTGGGGGCCGAGGGGATCGACGTCTACAACACGATGCTGGATGCCTATCAAACGAAGCATCGCTTGGGGCCGGCCAAACGCGAATTTCAGGCGACCGATTCCATCCGAGCGTAACGGACGACCCAAGAAAGTTTTCGTGTTTCGGATGTTCGGATTTGTTAAGATTTGGGTTCAGCCATTGGTCAACGATGGTCCCGCCCCAACTTGCTGCTCCTACCCACCCCAGGCATTCCGATGAACAACGATCGTTCTTCCGCGTCACAGATCGCCCGCCGTGACTTTGTCAAACTCGGAGGAGCCGTCGCGGCTGGCGTTGCAACCGGCGGTCTGCTCAACACTCGGTTTGTCCACGCAGCGGGAGCCTCCAATGTGTCCGCCGAGAGTGTTGTTGGAGAGCTGTATGCTTCACTGACGGATGCGCAGAAGCAAGTCGTTTGCCGACGTTACGATCACGCGGATCGAAGCAAGATCAATGCGAACTGGCACGTGAGCAAAGTCACCATCGGTGACAGCCTGTTTTCGAAGCATCAGCGAACGTTGGTCGATCAAATTGTCCGCAACATCACATCATCAGACGGCTACGATCGGTTGCAGGAACAGATGGAATACGACGACGGAGGCATGGACAGCTACAGCTTCGCCTTGTTTGGCGAACCCGGAAGCGACCAATTTCAGTTCGAGATGACGGGGCGTCACCTGACGATGCGTGCGGATGGAAACCATGACGACAAGGCTGCCTTTGGAGGACCGCTCGTTTATGGGCACGCTCAGGAATATCTGCCGGACAGCGTCTTCTTTTATCAGACTCAGCAAGCGAACGAGGTGTTCCAAGCGTTGGATCCGGAGCAAGCCAAACTGGCTTTGCGAAAGAAGGCTCCCAGTGAAACCGCGGTGCAATTGCAGGGCGAAGGCGGGAGGTTCCCGGGAATCGGTGTCGATCAACTTTCCGCCGACCAGAAAGAACTTGTGCAATCCACACTCAAGACTCTCCTGGCACCCTATCGCGAATCGGACGTGGATGAGGTGATGAAGATTTTGAAGGAAACCGGCGGGATGGATCAGTTGCACATGGCGTTCTATCAGGAAGAAGACGTCGACAACGATCAAGTTTGGGATATCTGGAGAGTCGAAGGTCCCTCGCTGGTCTGGCATTTTCGCGGTGCACCTCACGTACACGCGTACATCAACATCGGCGTGAAAGCTTAGTTGGATCTGGTACGGACCCCACGGGTTGAAGTCGATGGATTAATTTGGGCGGAGGAAACGTTGTTTGGTTTCGCCCTCCTGCCCTCCAGCCTGCCATGTCCCGCCCCAGCCTATTGTTTCGTCCAGTGCACGTCGGACGAGCATCGATCCGCAACGGATGGTGCTCACAACACTTGCGATCACTCGTTGCAGTCGGAATTTGTGTCCGAGAAAGGCTTGCGTCGGCACAAGCCCGAAGCCTTGCCATGGCGAGTTTGTTAGTTGGATGTCTGCTGGTCACAATCGGTTCGCCAAACGCTGCTGCGGAACAACCGGCGTATGATTTGGTGCTTCGGGGCGGCAAGGTCATCGATGGGACGGGGACTCCGTGGTATCGAGCCGACGTTGCCATTCGTGATGGCAAGATTGTTGAGATCGGTCGCATCGGAGCGGACCGGGCCAAGCAATCGATCGACGTCGATGGTTTGATCGTCGCACCGGGGTTCATCGACATGATGGGCCAAACGGCGACGCCAATGTTGCGGGACCAACGGTCCGCCATCAACTTGCTCACGCAAGGCATCACCACCATCAACGCGGGAGAGGGCTATTCCGCCGCGCCGGTTTCCGATCACGATGCGAAGTCGTTGGGTTGGAAGACGATGGCGGAGTACTTCCAGTTGTTGGACATGGAAGGCATGCCAGTGAACGTCGTCCAAACTGTGGGGCACACGCAAGTTCGCGAACTGGTGATGGGGGAAGACAATCGCCGCCCCAGCGAAGACGAACTGAAGCAGATGCAGGATCACGTTCGCGAAGGGATGCGGGCCGGTGCGATTGGTGTTTCGACCGCGTTGATTTATCCGCCGGCTGTTTACGCGACGACGGAAGAGATTGGTGCGTTGGCAAAGGTGGCGGGTGAGTATGGCGGTCGCTACTACACTCACATGCGGAACGAGGGCGACCAGCTTCTGGAAGCGATCGACGAAGCCTTGCAGATTGGTCAGGTCGGAAATACACCGGTGCACATCTTTCATTTGAAAGCCGCGGGCCAATCGAATTGGGGCAAGATGCCGTTGGCGATCGCGACGATCCAGGCGGCTCGTTCGGCTGGCCAAGAAGTCACCGCGGATATCTATCCGTACATCAACAATGGGCTTGGGATTGATGCCTTGATCCATCCGAGGCACTTCGGTGAAGGCCGCGGCAAGTTCTTGCAGCGATTGGAGACCGATGCGGAGCTGCGTGCCGAAGTGAAGGAAGAGATCGAGACCACCGGTGGTTGGGAGAATTGGTATCGGCATGCCGGTTCGGATTGGAATCGCATCATCGTCGGCAAAACCAACCATCCGCAGTATCGCGAACATGTTGGCAGTTCCGTCGCGGCGATTGCAAAAGCCACCGGCGATGACGAATGGGAGGTTTTCTTTGGGTTGTGCACGTCCGCGACGTTCGCACTGCCAGAAACGATGACGGACGCGAACAAGATTCTGGCGATGCAGCAGCCATTCGTTTCGTTCTGCACCGACGTCGGACCGGCGGGCGGCAACTACGGTGCGTCTCATCCAAGGTCCTACGGTGCTCTGCCGCGGGTTCTTTCGCGATACGTGCGAGGGTACGGCGCAATTCCGATGGAACGAGCGATCGCTCAAGCCAGTGCGGGGGCGGCCAGCGCGGTGATGCTGCGTGACCGAGGCCGGATTGCGGAGGGCTTGGCGGCTGATGTGATCGTGTTTGACGAAGACGAGCTGGCTGACCGTGCCACATTCGAGGAGCCGCACGCCGAGTCAGTCGGCATGAAGCACGTGATTGTGAACGGAACTTTGGTCTACACCGACGGCAAAGCCACGGGCAAACGTCCCGGCCGCGTTCTGCGAGGCCCTGGTTACGAACCAGTTGACTTTGCCAAACAGGCTCAGGTTGGCGATTCGCGAGAAAACTATGTTGAGTTGGACGGCGTCATTCAAGATTTCCTGCGGGAGAATCGGTTGCCCGGTGTTTCGGTCGCGATCTCCGAAAGCGGCAAGCTGGCTTACTCCAAAGGTTTCGGTTTCGCCGACGTTGGGTCTCGGGAGCTTGTCACGCCAGAAAGCCGTTTCCGGATCGCCAGCGTTTCTAAACCGATCACATCGGTTGCCGTGATGAGGTTGGTTGATGCGGGCAAGCTGTCTTTGGAAGACAAGGTGTTTGACCTGTTGGACGCGGAGCCGCACTTGGAAGACGGAGCCAAATTAGACGAACGTCAAAGCGAGATTACGATTCAGCATTTGCTGCAACATCGTGGTGGCTGGGACCGTAATCAGTCCTTCGATCCCATGTTCCGTGCCGTGCCATTTGCTGAAATGCTCGGCGAGGAACCTCCGGCCACGCCGCGGATGGTGATCCGAGTGATGCGTGGCAAGCCTTTGGACTTTGATCCTGGCGAGCGATCCGCGTATTCGAATTTTGGATATTGTTTGTTGGGACGCGTGATCGAGCAGGTGAGCGGGCAGGACTATGGTGAGTTTGTTCAGCAGGAAGTGCTGCGTCCGTTGGGAATCACCGACATGGAGTTGGGAGCCACACGTTTGGAGGAACGCAAGCCTCGTGAGGTGCGGTACTACGACCCCGCGATCGGAACGTCGGTCTTCGCGGATGATTTGAATTCCGAGGTGCCTCACGCTTACGGGGCATGGCATTTGGAAGCGATGGATTCGCACGGTGCCTGGATCGCGACGGCGTCAGATTTGGTGCGATTTGGGGATGCGTTTTCGGACCCCAGTGATTGTCCCATTTTGTCGCGAGAGAGCGTGGAGGCGATGTTCGAACGCCCGGATGGACTGGCGGGGCACAAGAAAGATGGTGAGCCAAAGTCCAGCTACTACGGATTGGGATGGTCGGTCCGGGAAGAGGAGAGCGGCAAGCGATATTCGCACAACGGATCACTACCAGGGACCAACGCGATGTTGGTGCACCGTCCGGATGGACGAACGATCGCGATTCTTTTCAATGCACGAGTGACCTGGAACAACGCTGCGGTGGTCGGTGGTTTGCTGCGACGTTTGGAACAGGTGCTGGATCGGTGAGAGTGCGCGTGAGCCCCTCTCCCCCGACCCCTCTCCCCGAAGCGGGGCGAGGGGAGCCAGGGTATTCGCTTACACACAATATCCAGGCTCCCTTCTCCCCCGTGGGGGAGAAGGGCTGGGGAAGAGGGGGCAGGCACCTGAAAAAACTTCGATCTCTCGAGCGGCTTTGATAGCGAAGGTGAATCAAGATGCGACGCAATCCGGAGCGACAAGCCGAACGCATTGAGTTTGCTCGAGAGCAGCGTCATCAGGCGAATGAGTTTTCGGTGGATGTTTGGCAAATGGTTCGAGCCGGTCGAATGCTTGGCGAGAAGTTTCGTCGCGAACATCCGTTGGGAAGTTACACGCTCGACTTTGTTTGCCTACGTCTGCGTTTGGTGATTGAGGTGGATGGGAAGCATCATTTGAACGAGGAAGGTGTTGAGCGTGATGCGGTGCGAGATCGGTTTCTGAAGGATCGTGGCTTTACGGTTCTGCGAATTCGTGGGTTTGAGGTCACGCAGGATGGGGCAGCGGTGCGTCGTCGAATCGAGGAGGTGGTGAGGCGGTTGCAGGGTGATGCCCCCTCTCCCCCAACCCCTCTCCCCGAAGCGGGGCGAGGGGAGCCAGGGATTTAGACAAAACCTAATCATCCAGGCTCCCTTCTCCCCTGTGGGGGAGAAGGGCTGGGGAAGAGGGGGCTGGAGCCTGAAGCAATTCCGATCGCTTGAGAAAGACGATCAGTTCGGTGCAATTCATAGGCTGGAGCGCTGAGCAATACGGTCATTTCCAAAGCCCCGGCTCCCTCAACATCTCCTGACGAGCTACGGTGAGCACCAGTTGGTTCGAACGATCGTTTCGTCGCTTTGATTCGGAGGTTGTTGGGTGAGTTCGAGTGACGCTTTGTGCCGAGTGGGGACGCATATTGAGTCTCGGAGGCACGTGGTTTGGTTTCCGCATGCGGGGGGCGCGACGGCTCCGCTGTTCAAGCAAATGCGGGCTCTATCGGCCAGTCCATCCACGCTGCCAAAGCTCAATCTTTGGGCGGTTCGACTGGCGGGGCGAGAGTCGCGATTTTCGGAACCACTCGAGACCGAGATGGAGTCGTTGGTCGATACGCTAGCCCAGGATTTAGAACATCAATTCCAACCTGATGACGAACTCGTTTTGGTAGGACACAGCCTGGGGGCATTGATCGCGTATCGCTTGGCAAGCCGCTTTCTTCCAACAGACGCCGCCGCTTCGTGCCCGAGAGTGAAAGGCTTGATCGTGATGGGCAGCTCGCCTCCGATGATGTGGACTCAGAATCGAGACTGGTTGGACTGGGACGACGATGCTTTTGCGGACGAACTGGATCGGCGTTACGGCGGTTTGCCGGCTGGGTTGAAGGACCATCCCGATGCGCTGACGATGTTTCTGCCCATTGTTCGAGCCGATCTGAAGTTGGCTCGTGGCGTTGCAGATGCCGACCATCCGGTGTTGTCCGTTCCGATTCGTGCTTTTGCGGGGGCGGACGATCAGGTGGCCAATCGGGTCAAAATGCAGGGCTGGCAATCGTTGACTCAGGCTGGGTTTTCGTTGCGTGTGTTGCCGGGAGGGCATTTCTTTCCTTTGCCAAACCTGAGCAAAATTCTGCTGACCGCGGAGTCAATGCTGGGCTGAGCAGAAGTTTGACGGCCGCGATTGCGTGTGAAACGGTCGGATTGCTCTTGAGGTGCTTGGGGGTGGGATGCGATTGTGAAGGGCGATCCGCGAAACGGCGGATCGATGGTTGCCCGTTCATTCCCGCGTTGGTTCGTTCCGCCCGTGACCCAAATCGATCGCTACGTTTTGGTGCTCTTCCTGCGCACGGTGCTCGTGTGCTTTTTGTCGCTGGCGGGCATCTTCATCGTGTTTCACGCGTTCACGGCGATGGACGATTTGATTGCGCAATCCAAAGCTGGCGAGCCGTTGCCTCTGGTCCTGGGAAAATTCTACGGGCCGTATCTGTTGCTACTGTTCGACATGACCGGAACGATCATCACGCTGATGGCGTTCCTGTTCACGGCGGGATGGTTGCGACGCACCGGGGAACTGACCGCCACCTTGTCCGCCGGAGTGTCCCACGGGCGGATCTTGCGACCGATGGTCATGGCATCGCTGGTGATCATCACCGTTCAATTGGCGAACCGTGAATGGGTGATTCCTCGGTTCCGTGATTCGCTGACGATGAAAGCGAAGAACCTCAGCGGTGACACGGAACAAGCCGTCATGCCGACCTATGATCAAGCCGCCGGTATCTTGATCGAAGGCGACCGGATGCGAAGCCTAGCTCGCGTGATCTATCGCCCCAACTTTCGCTTGTACAGCGACTACGCCGGTTTTGGGGAAGTCTTGCTGGCCGACGAGGCGATCTGGTGGGACCCAGAAGAAACCAGAGTTTGGTTGCAAGGTGGAAACGCCGTTTCCCCAGCAGCTACCGAATCAAACACATCAGATGACGAACCGGCAACGGTAGATTGGACGGATCTCACGTCTCGTCAGGGAATGCCCGAAACAACCGGCTATCTACTGCGTGGCGTGCGTCGACCAGAGGACCTGCGGCGCGTTCCATCGGCGGGGCCTGCGGCGATGGAGCAGTTGATGTTGCTGACGCCGGCCGACCAGTCTTGGTTAGGACCGGATGAGTGCTTTGTTGTCACCAGTATCGATCCCAACATGCTACAAACGCAGGAGACCGCAACGAAGCTGGCTTCGGTGTTGGAGTTGTCGGGACGCATCCGCAATCCGGCCGTGCACAGCAGCATGGCGCTGCGAACGCTGACCCACGAGCGAATTGTGCGGGCTCCGTTGGACTTCGCTTTGATTCTGTTGGTCTTGCCAATGGTAGTCAATCGGCGTGGTCGGAAGCTGTTTGTGCTAATCGCCTCGGCGGTGGGGCTGGTCATCGGCTTCTTCGCTTTGAAGACGATCGCAAGTACTCTCGGCGGCAGCACCAATTTGGTGACGCCTGGGGTCGCTGCGTGGATCCCGTTGCTCGTGATCGGGCCACTGGCCTATTCGCGACTGCGTCATGTCCAAACGGTGTGAACGCGGCGTCGTGAACCAGTCGTGATGCTTCCGCCTGGCAGGGATATCGAATGAAGGTCAGCGTGGTGATTCCGACTTGGAACGAGGCTGGCAATATCGCTGATTGCATTCGGTCCGCGTTGCAATGTGGTGCCTGGGAAGTCATCGTCAGCGACGGAGGCAGTCAGGATGACACTTTGGCGGTGGTGAGTTCTCTGCAAGAGTCGCGAGTGAAGTTGTTGCGAAGCGATCCCGGTCGCGGGGTGCAACTGCGAATGGGGGCTAGCCACGCAAGCGGCGAGATGTTGCTGTTCCTGCATGCGGACAATCGATTGCCAAGCGATGCGCTGGAGCAGATCGCGGGGGCGGGGTGGCCAAAGTGGGGCGGATTCTGGCAGCGAATCGACGCGAAAGGGATTCGGTTTCGATTGTTGGAGTGGGGGAACGCCTATCGCGGGCGGAGCCGCTCGAATTTGTTTGGCGACCAAGCAATCTTTGTTCAGCGTGGGTTGTACGAAGCGGTCGGCGGTTTCGCGCCGGTGAGTTTGATGGAGGATGTCATGCTCTCGGCCGAGCTTCGGAAGCATTCGCCGGCGACTCTGTTGCCTGGTCCGGTCTCGGTGGATGCCAGACGTTGGAAGCAACGCGGTGTGGTGCTTCAGACCTTGCTGAATTGGCGGATTCAGCGAGCGTTCGCAATGGGCGCTTCACCCGACGAGTTGCGTCAGATTTATGACGGTTGAGACGATCGCATGATGACGGCGGCTCGCATGGGGCGTGCGGCTGGCACCGATCGAGCGAACTTTGACGTGCTCGCAACGCCGAAAGGACACTTTTTGCCTGCTCGATTTGAGCGTCTGTGAGTTTTTGGTGAATGGTTGATAGGACGTGGTCCCCTCCGGGGTGCGGTGTCCGCCACATCCGTTCTGAAACACTCACAAGTTGGAAGTCTCATGCCCGTTCTGTTGATGATCAACCTCAAAGGTGGAGTTGGAAAAACCGCGTCGACGGTTGCGATTGCGGAGACATTGGCGGAGCAGGGCTACAAAACGCTGGTGATCGATGCGGATCACCAAAGCATGGCTGGCGAGTTGCTTCTTGGCGAGAAACGTATGTTGCAGTGTGAGAAAGGCAAACGCACGTTGCACGATGTGTTCCTGGAAATGTGCAGCGATGATTTCGAGCTAGCCGACCTTCGCAATTTCATCGCGCAGGACACGTCGAATGTGGAAACGGTTTGTGACTACTTGGACGTGATTCCGTGTTCGTTCCGGATCGATGATTTTTACAACAACGCCTTTCGATCAAAACGCAAGACGGGATTGTTTGATACCGAACGAGAGTTGTTCGACCACTTGAAGAAGCAAATGCCGGGCGTGAAGGCGTGGCTGAATCAACTCTACGATTTTGTGATCGTCGATTGTCCGCCCAGCATTGCGATGCAAGTCAAAATGTTCTTGCGAATTGCTGACGGTTGTGTGATTCCGTCCATTCCCGATCAGTTGTCAGTGCGAGGGTCAGCCAACTTGGTGGATCGTTTGCGTCGCTATCGTGTGGACACGATCGGAACTCTGTGGACGCTCTATCGTCAGCAAACGTCCTTGCATCGCATGATGGTCAACGAGCCCTATTCGAAATTGCCGACGCCGTTTGACGCGGTGATCCCCAACGCGACTCAATTGGCAACCGCGGTCGATCCACGCGAGTTGGCAACGGTCAAGTCAAACTGCGATGCGAAGTACAGTCGTCAATTCGCGTCTCGCTACCGAGACCTCTGCGGCGAGATGATCTCGCGGCTGCGAAATCTGGGCGTGGTTGTCGAAGAGCGACAAGAAGAACTGATCTGCTTGTGAGACCTAGCTGGGAAAGCAAGCTTTCAGGCCTGCCTGATTTAGCAACGCTTGAACGACAAGTGACGATTTTAAACAAGTGACGATGTGAGCGCTGTGGCACAAGCCGCCCGGTGAGGAACCGGAGGGCTCACGCCCTACCGTTATGCCATCGGCTGTTCGCGTGACTCTTAGAACGGCGGTTCAGCTACTGGCGTGAAATCTTTATTCACGTTGCCTGACAAGTGAATGTCATCCGGGTCGAGGGTAAGAGCAGGGGAACCGGAGGAGAGATCCAAGTCCTCCAGGTTCACCCAGATGACGTTGGGGCTGGTTGTCAGCTCAAAGAAAAAACGTCTGGCATCCAGGTTTGCGACGGTGCGGTATTCGGTGTCGTAGATCGTTCCCGGCGTCTTGTAAGGCGCATTGAATGGCACGGAAGCGTTTCGGGCCAGCGACAGCGTCGTGGCAATTGCTTCTCGTTCTCCTTCGGGTTTGCGAAGCGTCTTCAAGAAGTAGTGGGCTCGCACAAAACGATCGATCGGATTGACGTTGCCGGGGAGCGGTGTTTGGCGAGTCGCATTCGCGAAATCCCACTTCTTTAGTTCGAGCAACTGTTGATCGTAGGGCGGATCATTGGTCACCACTTGATGTTCGGATCCATGATAGATCTTTGGCTGGCCATCGACGTATTCGATGATCGCGGAATCTCCTGATGCATCTTCGATTGCAAAGTGAAGCGACGACTTGAATCCCGCGTGTTCGACCATGATTGGTTGAACGTCTTTCATTCGCTGCAGAGCTTCTTCGACTGTGGCGGCGTTGTC encodes:
- a CDS encoding endonuclease domain-containing protein, which produces MRRNPERQAERIEFAREQRHQANEFSVDVWQMVRAGRMLGEKFRREHPLGSYTLDFVCLRLRLVIEVDGKHHLNEEGVERDAVRDRFLKDRGFTVLRIRGFEVTQDGAAVRRRIEEVVRRLQGDAPSPPTPLPEAGRGEPGI
- a CDS encoding serine hydrolase, which codes for MASLLVGCLLVTIGSPNAAAEQPAYDLVLRGGKVIDGTGTPWYRADVAIRDGKIVEIGRIGADRAKQSIDVDGLIVAPGFIDMMGQTATPMLRDQRSAINLLTQGITTINAGEGYSAAPVSDHDAKSLGWKTMAEYFQLLDMEGMPVNVVQTVGHTQVRELVMGEDNRRPSEDELKQMQDHVREGMRAGAIGVSTALIYPPAVYATTEEIGALAKVAGEYGGRYYTHMRNEGDQLLEAIDEALQIGQVGNTPVHIFHLKAAGQSNWGKMPLAIATIQAARSAGQEVTADIYPYINNGLGIDALIHPRHFGEGRGKFLQRLETDAELRAEVKEEIETTGGWENWYRHAGSDWNRIIVGKTNHPQYREHVGSSVAAIAKATGDDEWEVFFGLCTSATFALPETMTDANKILAMQQPFVSFCTDVGPAGGNYGASHPRSYGALPRVLSRYVRGYGAIPMERAIAQASAGAASAVMLRDRGRIAEGLAADVIVFDEDELADRATFEEPHAESVGMKHVIVNGTLVYTDGKATGKRPGRVLRGPGYEPVDFAKQAQVGDSRENYVELDGVIQDFLRENRLPGVSVAISESGKLAYSKGFGFADVGSRELVTPESRFRIASVSKPITSVAVMRLVDAGKLSLEDKVFDLLDAEPHLEDGAKLDERQSEITIQHLLQHRGGWDRNQSFDPMFRAVPFAEMLGEEPPATPRMVIRVMRGKPLDFDPGERSAYSNFGYCLLGRVIEQVSGQDYGEFVQQEVLRPLGITDMELGATRLEERKPREVRYYDPAIGTSVFADDLNSEVPHAYGAWHLEAMDSHGAWIATASDLVRFGDAFSDPSDCPILSRESVEAMFERPDGLAGHKKDGEPKSSYYGLGWSVREEESGKRYSHNGSLPGTNAMLVHRPDGRTIAILFNARVTWNNAAVVGGLLRRLEQVLDR
- a CDS encoding DUF1592 domain-containing protein produces the protein MSDGLLALYTFDECDGTTIRDRSGRDAPLDLEIKRPEAVEWRDHSLLIRRPTEIRSSQPAKQLADAIKRTNRLTVEAWVSPANLTQKGPARIVSLSGSSIQRNVTLGQERDRFRIRLRTTRTSDNGIPENDAGVKLKTELVQLAVTRDQRGKLRTFVDGKLTAEHPVNGELSNWDDSFALLLANEQTGDRAWLGEFHLVAIYDRDLSPEELRQNFRAGANAGMDPRAAERLVVKQSESLFSNQVAPLLARHCLECHDSATQKGGLDLSRHQLAMVGGESGAVITPGNASDSLLWDQVHSGDMPPQGQPLSDEEVKLLKEWIDSGARWSVDFIDPIVFVTGAASQPFVQRLTIDEYIETVRSAVGVEIADEAEEWLPPDLRADGFSNTAYNLNVDLKHVESYARLAQIIVQRMDVAKFAKRFSKSRSLNTDATARKFVAALGEHLLRGPLDEREVSNYSGILTAVASAGGSYEQGVGLMMEAMLQSPRFVYRIERQQNAGAVDHYELASRLSYIVWGGPPDATLMQAAADGRLSNRTEIREQVQRMLDDPRAVDRSARFVSDWLHLGRLENMQPNIKRYPHWSPELGRDMRRETLAFFEDVVWKQRRPLSDLFNASFTYVTPRLAAHYALPFERSQSSSTTASDALQRIDLTKVESRGGLLTHGSVLTIGGDDASMVTRGLFVLRDILRGVIGAPPPGVDTTPVPTQPGMTHRDIAQDRIDNVACGGCHRKFEPLAFGLEQFDGLGAFHTQDEFDNTLRSDGQLVIPGEPQPISYQTSAELMDHLAASERVRETLTWKLTQFAMGRPLGPADAAIVQSIHSEGQRDGGTYQSLLTAIVTSDLVTRYRPPSVP
- a CDS encoding DUF3500 domain-containing protein translates to MNNDRSSASQIARRDFVKLGGAVAAGVATGGLLNTRFVHAAGASNVSAESVVGELYASLTDAQKQVVCRRYDHADRSKINANWHVSKVTIGDSLFSKHQRTLVDQIVRNITSSDGYDRLQEQMEYDDGGMDSYSFALFGEPGSDQFQFEMTGRHLTMRADGNHDDKAAFGGPLVYGHAQEYLPDSVFFYQTQQANEVFQALDPEQAKLALRKKAPSETAVQLQGEGGRFPGIGVDQLSADQKELVQSTLKTLLAPYRESDVDEVMKILKETGGMDQLHMAFYQEEDVDNDQVWDIWRVEGPSLVWHFRGAPHVHAYINIGVKA
- a CDS encoding DUF1552 domain-containing protein, encoding MKNTRLQRRALLKSVAAATVGLPLLEEMMVGSVSAATDQAVPVRALNVFFGLGIPAPIQQEGFDDVLEPLKPLNDKLLIMRKVDQIRCDEKGSNAHYDGASGAFTAEPPDGEAKSGGPSIDQVIRHTHYPDGMPPGMVPTLLAGTYFRRSRVGRYVHSYNMDGTVAATTQEKPRDVFDRVFGGMAVSGDDLNQRLRRSVLDSVVEDYRYYTGPRSPLGGSSKSRVSDHLDRIREFEQRAFAMKHRDENSPPIPPRSVIPHGGPADPGGQGIDITLDELTNEWRLLADIYALAIQMDRVRFGALTFLAAGERIRLTGDYVYDGETRYRFDDAKQLNASGDKGCSHEWWHKFNEKKRNEALRAHAHMKMREVAYFLQALDSDDCREANGRTILENSLITVSTESGDGRHNDVKRELSGVFHCITGANGRFKTGQILDVGAEGIDVYNTMLDAYQTKHRLGPAKREFQATDSIRA